In the genome of Plasmodium yoelii strain 17X genome assembly, chromosome: 14, one region contains:
- a CDS encoding U4/U6-associated RNA splicing factor encodes MNENQKKRKSRWGEAQKKDDTEKNETDNQPVNILENLALNSKTPLINSVGNSSNISAQGLPNPILNLPILSSAIHLNILKATESAKLAIEKAKRANRLKDDIKNNINKIKYIPKALKFDDQGREIDDAGNVINIKPIPYSTLKVNINKLNENNILKKKEILNDGDEIIEDSKWFDPRIKNNKKNDNVMNKKKNALNFIVPGSYIKQQATARKFYNSKSNINNDIKKMFEEKKKKGQSFEELSLNFLRNDININPNLIDINNINNVAKQKEWSESDKYDIDEKWDTVIFKKVENMENLDEYISEQITNWNNKNINDEKENIHNDSENNEANENVFERKTLYEVNKKLGKCENSKILVLGNSELIINNTLYKINLKRITKYIEHPVPLNEEKTDETINTPHMFLTPLERKKLRKRKRQEKEREKQDKIRIGLIPPPPPKMKLSNLMRVLGNSAVAQPSRIELQVREQMKERELRHFEQNQERKLKPEEKSKKKINKWKSNPDEENEVLVIYITKVNNKKHIFKININAQQLHLTGVFVMTVLYNFIIVEGKHISIERYKRLIFRRIKWDEDEMEGDEDEEGGDDMGNGNNDESRNKNKTIYEFDNNDTNFKNNDDTDFSMINKERGVNCSLIWSGTTKKKNFLNWKILVAKTEMEVTEYLEQHNAMHYFHIIKKHHNVLEI; translated from the coding sequence ATGAATGAAAAtcaaaagaaaagaaaatcTAGGTGGGGAGAAGCACAAAAGAAAGATGAtacagaaaaaaatgaaacggATAATCAACCAGTTAACATTTTAGAGAATTTAGCTTTAAATTCTAAAACCCCACTAATTAATAGCGTAGGGAATAGTAGTAACATATCCGCCCAAGGATTACCAAATCCTATTTTAAATTTACCAATATTATCATCAGCaattcatttaaatatattaaaagctACTGAATCTGCGAAACTCGCTATTGAAAAAGCAAAAAGAGCAAATAGACTTAaagatgatataaaaaataatataaataaaataaaatatataccgAAAGCATTAAAATTTGATGATCAAGGAAGAGAAATTGATGATGCAGGTAacgtaataaatataaaaccaaTACCATATTCAACTTTAAAagtgaatataaataaattaaatgaaaataatattttaaaaaaaaaagaaattttaAATGATGGTGATGAAATAATTGAAGATTCAAAATGGTTTGATCCtcgaataaaaaataataaaaaaaatgataatgtgatgaacaaaaaaaagaatgctttaaattttatagttCCGGGTTCATATATTAAACAACAAGCAACCGCAAGAAAATTTTATAACAGTaaatcaaatataaataatgatattaaaaaaatgtttgaagaaaaaaaaaaaaaaggacaATCTTTTGAAGAgctatcattaaactttttaagaaatgatataaatataaacccCAACTTAATagacataaataatattaataatgtagCAAAACAAAAGGAATGGTCTGAATCtgataaatatgatattGATGAAAAATGGGATACtgtaatatttaaaaaggtCGAGAATATGGAAAATTTAGACGAATATATTAGCGAGCAAATAACTAattggaataataaaaatattaatgacgaaaaagaaaatatacataatgaCAGCGAAAATAACGAAGCAAATGAAAATGTATTTGAGAGAAAAACTCTATATGAAGTTAATAAAAAGCTAGGAAAATGTGAAAATAGCAAAATACTTGTTTTAGGAAACTCTgaattaataattaataatacttTATACAAGATAAATTTGAAAagaataacaaaatatatagaacATCCAGTTCCTTTAAATGAGGAAAAAACAGATGAAACAATAAATACGCCTCATATGTTTTTAACGCCCctagaaagaaaaaaattaagaaaaagaaaaagacaAGAAAAAGAAAGAGAAAAACAAGATAAAATAAGAATTGGGTTAATTCCCCCACCTCCTCCTAAAATGAAATTATCAAATTTGATGAGGGTTTTAGGAAATAGTGCAGTTGCACAACCATCAAGAATTGAACTACAAGTAAGAGAACAGATGAAAGAAAGAGAGTTAAGACATTTTGAACAAAATCAAGAAAGAAAATTAAAACCAGAagaaaaaagcaaaaaaaaaatcaataaatGGAAATCAAATCcagatgaagaaaatgaagttttagttatatatataacaaaagtaaataataaaaaacatatttttaagatTAATATAAATGCTCAACAACTACATTTAACAGGCGTGTTTGTAATGACTgttctttataattttataattgtaGAAGGAAAACATATATCAATAGAAAGATATAAACGTTTAATCTTCAGGAGAATTAAATGGGATGAAGATGAAATGGAGGGCGACGAGGATGAAGAGGGAGGTGATGATATGGGTAATGGCAATAACGATGAAAGccgaaataaaaataaaacgatctatgaatttgataataatgatacaaatttcaaaaataatgatgatacaGATTTTAGCatgataaataaagaaaggGGAGTTAATTGTAGTTTAATTTGGAGTGGTactactaaaaaaaaaaattttttaaattggaAAATTCTTGTGGCTAAAACTGAGATGGAAGTCACAGAATATTTAGAGCAACACAATGCCATGCATTATTTTCacattattaaaaaacatCACAATGTATTGGAAATATAG
- a CDS encoding 60S ribosomal protein L24, putative translates to MSSIKTTVKTEACSFSEYRIYPGRGQKYIAKDGKVYFYLSSKFASLALQKKKAAKLRWTQTWRRNNKKTKVEATQRRRYKKTIKVQKAVCGLSVEDIRNRKAYVQSIEAKNKARFAGKEKEDKKKGKDDKKKSVAPAQQKKEFTKGNKLMNLAKSKMHKMMKK, encoded by the exons ATGTCATCAATCAAAACAACAGTAAAAACAGAAGCTTGCTCCTTCAGTGAATACAGGATATATCCTGGTAGAggacaaaaatatattgctaAGGATGGTAAAGTATATTTCTATTTATCTTCAAAATTCGCTTCACTTGCtttacaaaaaaagaaagcCGCTAAGTTGAGATGGACACAG actTGGAGaagaaataacaaaaaaacaaaagtcGAAGCCACACAAAGAAGACGATATAAGAAAACTATTAAAGTGCAAAAAGCTGTTTGTGGTTTAAGTGTTGAAGATATAAGAAACAGAAAAGCCTACGTACAAAGTATTGAAGCTAAA AATAAAGCACGTTTTGCaggaaaagaaaaagaagataaaaaaaaaggtaaagatgataaaaaaaaaagtgtagCACCAGCtcaacaaaaaaaagaatttacTAAGGgtaataaattaatgaatTTAGCCAAAAGCAAAATGCataaaatgatgaaaaaataa
- a CDS encoding protein phosphatase PPM6, putative, giving the protein MGNCMAFINYSKLKKKKNTFTNLDLYLEDAYDSDSSDPYKKKIRKNKINNNTNVNNSNGITTSNDINNSDDQECNHNTKGNIPLSYENNEIENSVQHDNNNNSENELNEKGTNDNNNTENDKNKQSCKSINSQTYSDSISCNCEMNKQNQLCDKNVTPTNITTIISPNVPKKKPKQNVLNIKYSNMLLSDIRDTDIIVTFLFSLFLYFNANNIVDMLDRNKRERYELKNPLNINHDVIKFPTFPKEIIDNFLKNDFTLLKKYIKNKCNKLKKKYKTNLENVNNEKDEKSGKKNFKYELKIKKEKCSFSKIVESVDRNESTYRDITEVLYDQNIPDIKITFVVMGAYCFYQKNMKPFQDKNTFFYKSPSYSCDAEISVACKKGRKLDCPNQDDFTIIQTNEWILIMVFDGHGPSGHDISNFSHVVLPLIFSYNIERIFENPVRTMKTIFYMINCYLVNYSYCINNNINPININFIDYNLSGTTCTIILYNFLTKKIYSAHTGDSRAVMGKHDAKTNTYRAYNITEDHKPSLKLEKDRIQAFGGEVKKLQGDVSYRVFVKNEMYPGLAMSRAIGDITSSFIGVTCEPTIKIFDKSDEDKFIIVATDGIWEFISSEECVQMVSRKRKKKVHVAMEEIIKESWRRWERIDTVDDMTLAILYF; this is encoded by the exons ATGGGTAATTGTATGgcatttataaattattcaaaattaaaaaaaaaaaaaaatacatttacAAATTTGGATTTATATCTTGAAGATGCGTACGACTCAGATAGTAGTGATCcatataaaaagaaaattcgaaaaaataaaataaataacaacaCTAATGTTAATAATAGTAATGGAATAACGACTagtaatgatataaataattcagACGACCAAGAATGTAATCATAATACAAAAGGAAATATTCCTCTTagttatgaaaataatgaaattgaAAATTCTGTTCAacatgataataataataatagtgaaaATGAGCTTAACGAAAAAGGCACCaatgataataacaataccgaaaatgataaaaataagcaATCATGTAAATCTATAAATTCACAAACCTACAGTGATTCCATATCTTGTAATTGTGAGATGAATAAACAAAATCAATTATGTGACAAAAATGTAACCCCCACAAATATAACAACTATAATTAGTCCAAAtgttccaaaaaaaaaaccaaaaCAAAATGTTTtgaacataaaatatagcaATATGTTATTAAGTGATATACGAGATACtgatattattgttacttttttatttagtctctttctttattttaatgcTAATAATATAGTTGATATGTTAGATCGAAATAAAAGAGAAAgatatgaattaaaaaatccATTAAATATTAATCATGATGTTATAAAATTTCCAACTTTTCCAAAAGAAATCAtcgataattttttaaaaaatgattttacattattaaaaaaatatataaaaaataaatgtaataaattaaaaaaaaaatataaaacgaatttagaaaatgtaaataatgaaaaagacgaaaaaagtggaaagaaaaattttaaatatgaattaaaaataaaaaaagaaaaatgctCATTTTCAAAAATCGTAGAATCTGTTGATAGAAATGAATCGACATATAGAGATATTACAGAAGTACTATATGATCAAAATATACCAGATATCAAAATCACATTTGTTGTTATGGGggcatattgtttttatcaaaaaaatatgaaaccATTTCaagataaaaatacatttttttataagtcCCCATCATATTCATGTGATGCAGAAATATCGGTAGCATGTAAAAAAGGAAGAAAACTAGATTGCCCCAATCAAGATGATTTTACAATAATTCAAACAAACGAATGGATCTTAATTATGGTATTTGATGGTCATGGTCCATCAGGGCATGATATAAGTAATTTTTCTCATGTTGTTCTtccattaatattttcatataatatcGAACGAATATTTGAAAACCCTGTGCGCACAAtgaaaacaatattttatatgataaattgttatttagttaattattcatattgtataaataataatataaatcctatcaatattaattttattgattatAATTTAAGTGGAACAACATGcactattattttatataattttttaacaaaaaaaatatactctGCTCATACAGGTGATAGTAGAGCTGTTATGGGCAAACACGATGCGAAAACTAATACATATAGGGCATATAATATAACAGAAGATCATAAACCTTCtttaaaattagaaaaagatAGAATTCAAGCATTTGGTGGTGAagttaaaaaattacaaggGGATGTATCATATAGagtttttgtaaaaaatgaaatgtaTCCTGGTTTAGCTATGAGTAGAGCTATAGGGGATATTACCTCTTCATTTATTGGTGTCACTTGTGAACCTACTATTAAAATTTTCGATAAATCAGATGaagataaatttattattgttgCTACTGATGGCATATGGGAATTTATAAGTAGTGAGGAATGTGTCCAAATGGTTTCGAGAAAACGAAAGAAAAAAGTCCATGTTGCCATGG AAGAAATAATTAAAGAGTCATGGAGAAGATGGGAACGAATTGATACCGTCGACGAT aTGACCCTTGCTATTCTATATTTCtaa
- a CDS encoding tyrosine recombinase, putative, protein MKVVEVILFIFFVNHLISVKSFIANTNHIFDIINFKNDNNLISGKRKYFKNKNVSIKKNIIFLKDYEKAENDDIDDIGDDIDDDIDTENTSSSGSSEHEKTIKKNKIKNVGKKKKKRKKVSNVLKCKSCTKPLKPRAKFCVHCGSNVSVEKIKLKKYIEDIYLPLRKEEVSANTYRVERGFWNDILPKLGKYELHELGSNNWESFLKYLKSKNCSPRTMALYQSTYQQSLKYALYRDYLKSVHNFRKIKKSTIPRRKTIPLSPKEIELLLKSSGDMHRAIFATSIGIGLRPSEVLRILWEDINFEKKEIFIKGEKTKYSNTAIPLTNFAYNELIKWWEIEKKPSKGLCFYQETINNKFNYTNTKTPLKTFKTALKGAAKRAGIEISEDGKKRRIFPYLLRHSFATIAATSNPPVPLPVAQAIMRHSSSKMLLDTYTKAGNNIIRDGLDNFKI, encoded by the exons ATGAAGGTAGTGGaagttattttatttattttttttgttaatcaTCTGATAAGTGTTAAGAGTTTTATTGCCAATACAAATCATATATttgatataattaatttcaaaaatgataataatttaataagtgggaaaagaaaatattttaaaaataagaatgtgtctataaaaaaaaatataatatttttaaaggaTTATGAAAAAGcagaaaatgatgatattGATGACATTGGTGATGACATTGATGATGATATAGATACCGAAAATACCAGTTCGAGTGGTTCTAGCGAGCATGAAAAaactattaaaaaaaacaaaattaagaATGTggggaaaaaaaagaaaaagagaaaaaaagtTAGTAATGTATTAAAGTGTAAATCATGTACTAAACCCCTAAAGCCCA GAGCCAAGTTTTGTGTTCATTGTGGTTCGAATGTTTCggttgaaaaaattaaactgaagaaatatatagaaGATATTTATTTGCCACTAAG AAAAGAGGAAGTCAGTGCAAACACATATCGCGTTGAAAGAGGATTTTGGAATGATATATTACca AAATTGGGGAAATACGAGCTTCATGAATTAGGATCAAATAATTGGGAAAGTTTTTTAaa gtACTTAAAATCAAAGAATTGCTCTCCAAGGACGATGGCCCTATATCAATCTACATACCAG CAATCATTAAAATATGCTCTGTATAGGGATTATTTAAAAAGTGTACATAATTTtcgtaaaataaaaaaaagtactATTCCCAGAAGAAAAACCATTCCTTTATCACCAAAAGAG ATTGAGTTATTGCTAAAGAGCAGTGGAGATATGCATAGAGCTATATTTGCCACAAGTATAG gCATAGGGTTACGTCCTTCTGAAGTATTAAGAATTCTATGGGAAGAcataaattttgaaaagaaggaaatatttattaaaggagaaaaaacaaaatatagtAACACTGCTATACCTTTGACAAATTTTGCTTACAATGAGTTGATAAAATG GTGggaaatagaaaaaaagcCATCAAAAGGATTATGTTTTTATCAGGAAACTatcaataataaatttaattatacaaACACGAAAACTCCATTAA AGACGTTTAAAACAGCATTAAAGGGAGCTGCTAAAAG AGCTGGAATTGAAATTAGCGAAGATGGAAAGAAACGAAGAATATTTCCTTACTTGCTAag gCATTCCTTTGCAACCATTGCTGCAACATCTAACCCACCAGTCCCATTACCTGTAGCACAA gCAATTATGAGACATTCCTCATCAAAAATGTTATTAGATACATACACAAAAGCAGGTAATAACATAATTAGGGATGGACtagataattttaaaatataa